One Pseudonocardia abyssalis DNA segment encodes these proteins:
- a CDS encoding SHOCT domain-containing protein → MTGWGSPVMAMGMVLLWWLVGLGVYVLVRRLHRSDGPAAARLTPEQVLAERFARGDIDETEFLRRSEVLAGGTRPVGKP, encoded by the coding sequence ATGACCGGCTGGGGTTCCCCGGTCATGGCCATGGGCATGGTTCTGCTGTGGTGGCTCGTGGGACTCGGGGTGTATGTGCTCGTGCGCCGCCTGCACCGAAGTGACGGGCCGGCCGCGGCCCGGCTCACCCCGGAACAGGTGCTGGCCGAGCGGTTCGCCCGCGGCGACATCGACGAGACGGAGTTCCTCCGGCGTTCCGAGGTGCTGGCCGGCGGAACCCGCCCGGTCGGCAAGCCGTGA
- a CDS encoding universal stress protein produces the protein MTDDWTLVFDGWDPADEGRREALCTPGNGRSATRGAAPESRADGVRYPGTCAAGAAASCVAGPGSATREHGAATPGRPALRVHRRGPDPAHVAAAHLPGRRRVVVGSRRRGGFAGSVLGSVGNALLHRSPCPVAVVRLDDDVLA, from the coding sequence ATGACCGACGACTGGACGCTCGTGTTCGACGGGTGGGACCCGGCCGACGAGGGCCGCCGGGAGGCGCTGTGCACCCCTGGCAACGGCCGCTCCGCGACCCGCGGCGCCGCGCCCGAGTCGCGGGCCGACGGCGTGCGCTACCCGGGGACCTGCGCGGCGGGCGCAGCGGCGTCCTGCGTCGCCGGACCCGGTTCGGCGACTCGTGAGCATGGCGCGGCCACACCCGGCCGCCCTGCACTCCGTGTTCACCGCCGAGGTCCAGACCCAGCGCACGTCGCGGCTGCGCACCTTCCTGGTCGTCGTCGGGTCGTCGTCGGGTCGCGGCGGCGGGGCGGGTTCGCCGGGTCGGTGCTGGGGTCGGTCGGCAACGCCCTGCTGCACCGGTCGCCGTGCCCGGTCGCCGTCGTCCGCCTGGACGACGACGTGCTCGCCTGA
- a CDS encoding pyridoxamine 5'-phosphate oxidase family protein has product MSAARAEFDHDPPAPLASVVVPLVDAVARDDAGRVLLSRADCLRLMAATALGRVVFTDAAMPAVRPVTFVLDGDEAVFRVPHGGPLDAATHGAVVGFQVDAIDHDTHVGWSVVGIGRAYEVTAPGRRGGLPAGWDADGTAHTVAVPLEQLSGERIRLD; this is encoded by the coding sequence GTGAGCGCCGCCCGCGCCGAGTTCGACCACGACCCGCCGGCCCCGCTCGCGAGCGTCGTGGTCCCGCTCGTCGACGCGGTCGCGCGCGACGACGCCGGCCGCGTGCTCCTCAGCCGCGCCGACTGCCTGCGGCTCATGGCGGCCACGGCCCTCGGACGGGTCGTGTTCACCGATGCGGCGATGCCCGCCGTCCGGCCGGTGACGTTCGTCCTCGACGGTGACGAGGCCGTGTTCCGCGTCCCGCACGGCGGGCCGCTGGACGCGGCCACCCACGGCGCGGTCGTCGGGTTCCAGGTCGACGCCATCGACCACGACACCCATGTCGGGTGGAGCGTGGTCGGCATCGGACGGGCCTACGAGGTGACCGCCCCCGGGCGGCGCGGCGGGCTCCCCGCGGGATGGGACGCAGACGGCACGGCCCACACCGTCGCCGTGCCGCTGGAACAGCTCAGCGGGGAGCGGATCCGGCTGGACTGA